The Scyliorhinus canicula chromosome 13, sScyCan1.1, whole genome shotgun sequence genome contains a region encoding:
- the gpr160 gene encoding probable G-protein coupled receptor 160 produces the protein METVFCENCIKIDTNLYFYQVIDGRNLLLIVLFAKMVLNLLILIAKRSMLQSLIGYFCISLSLMDIALFVNVLMVSCLKTRVILGTQVGNHHICLLLQIFSSIYSVLHFPIFFLSGLDYYLNLPVLPKPASTFRKMLYIFTVLLLWIGAIAYVFGIQSLHPPLKAILYYYLFQCEIAISLQSRFLSVMILLTVVFVTVYCWSGLRSLVRSLKVVSYLEEIVVLCSHSNAWLQSHSFKKQLLTNITMCFLLTWSPFILLQLTVVLIWAPLPAYMDLNVPWFCFINSFLIGAVYWLKYGKIRQDAISSFPDSFCHWRFCHLQQDCTTDSVGWIPEKGDNDSNILIA, from the coding sequence ATGGAGACTGTTTTCTGTGAGAACTGCATAAAGATCGACACTAACTTGTATTTCTACCAGGTCATTGATGGCAGAAATTTATTGCTCATTGTCCTGTTTGCAAAGATGGTCCTCAATTTACTCATCTTGATTGCAAAACGGAGCATGCTGCAGAGTTTAATTGGCTATTTCTGCATCTCCCTGTCCCTGATGGACATTGCATTGTTCGTGAACGTGCTAATGGTTTCATGTTTGAAGACCCGGGTGATTCTCGGAACTCAAGTTGGCAACCATCATATCTGCCTGCTTCTCCAGATCTTCTCCAGCATTTACAGTGTCCTGCATTTTCCCATCTTCTTCCTGTCTGGCCTTGATTATTACCTAAACTTACCAGTTCTCCCCAAGCCTGCAAGCACCTTCCGGAAAATGCTATATATTTTCACTGTCCTGCTGTTATGGATTGGAGCCATTGCCTACGTTTTTGGTATCCAGAGCCTGCACCCACCATTAAAAGCAATCCTCTACTACTACTTGTTCCAATGTGAGATTGCCATCAGCCTCCAGAGTCGCTTTCTGTCCGTCATGATACTGCTGACTGTGGTTTTTGTGACTGTTTATTGTTGGTCTGGTTTGCGCTCCCTTGTCAGGTCTCTGAAGGTGGTTTCCTACCTTGAAGAAATTGTGGTGTTGTGTTCACACTCCAACGCCTGGCTTCAGTCGCACTCGTTCAAGAAACAACTCCTGACTAATATCACCATGTGCTTTCTCTTGACCTGGAGCCCGTTTATTCTGCTTCAGCTGACCGTTGTTTTGATCTGGGCTCCCCTGCCTGCGTACATGGATTTGAACGTTCCGTGGTTTTGCTTCATTAATAGCTTCCTAATTGGAGCTGTCTACTGGCTAAAGTATGGCAAGATACGTCAGGATGCCATTTCCTCGTTTCCCGACAGCTTCTGCCATTGGCGGTTTTGCCATCTTCAGCAGGATTGCACTACAGATAGCGTGGGATGGATCCCAGAGAAAGGTGACAATGATTCAAACATTCTAATTGCCTGA